The Oncorhynchus nerka isolate Pitt River linkage group LG24, Oner_Uvic_2.0, whole genome shotgun sequence genome has a window encoding:
- the slc5a9 gene encoding sodium/glucose cotransporter 4 gives MTSTPSLATTTSVPELPEKFALEALDIVVVVVYFVFVLVVGIWSSVRANRGTVGGYFLAGRSMTWWPIGASLMSSNVGSGLFIGLAGTGAAGGIAVGGFEWNAAWVLIALGWIFVPVYISAGVVTMPEYLKKRFGGQRIRIYMSVLSLILYIFTKISTDIFSGALFIQVSLGWDLYLSTVVLLLVTALYTIAGGLTAVIYTDALQTVIMVIGAFVLMFIAFDKVGWYEGLLEQYKEAIPTLTVPNTTCHLPRSDAFHILRDPVTGDLPWPGLLFGLTVLATWVWCTDQVTVQRSLSAKNLSHAKGGSVLGGYLKVLPMFFIVMPGMISRALYPNEVGCVDPIACQRICGATVGCSNIAYPKLVVELMPVGMRGLMIAVMMAALMSSLTSIFNSSSTLFTMDIWQRVRPQASEPELMVVGRVFILVMVVLSILWIPIIQSANSGQLFDYIQAITSYLAPPITAVFIMAIFWRRVNEQGAFWGLIVGLAVGLVQMVLVFVYGTPSCGEIDIRPAFIRDVHYLYFALILLALTGLVITAVSLCTPAIPEHHLHRLTWWTRHSKEPRIDFNDPWTTKPRTPPRTPDPRVGEEPAVEGGPCWKRTGMWLCGLSGPEKKKLTLEEKNALELKLTSIEEEPIWRNVCNANALILLSINVFMWGYFA, from the exons ATGACTTCAACACCTAGTCTTGCGACAACGACTTCTGTGCCTGAATTACCTGAAAAGTTTGCTTTGGAAGCTCTTGATATTGTTGTGGTCGTGGTATACTTCGTCTTTGTTCTTGTTGTGGGAATATGG TCTTCTGTCAGGGCAAACCGTGGGACAGTGGGTGGATACTTCTTGGCTGGAAGATCCATGACATGGTGGCCT ATTGGGGCCTCTCTGATGTCCAGTAATGTTGGCAGTGGTTTGTTCATCGGACTAGCTGGCACTGGAGCAGCAGGAGGCATCGCTGTTGGAGGGTTTGAATGGAAT GCAGCTTGGGTCCTCATTGCTCTTGGTTGGATCTTTGTGCCGGTTTACATCTCTGCTGGTGTGGTAACTATGCCAGAGTACCTGAAAAAGCGGTTTGGGGGTCAGCGCATCAGAATCTACATGAGtgttctctccctcatcctctatATTTTCACCAAGATATCA acagacatcttCTCTGGCGCTCTGTTCATTCAAGTGTCCCTGGGCTGGGACCTCTATCTCTCCACAGTGGTGCTTCTTCTAGTAACTGCCCTCTACACTATAGCTG GGGGGCTGACAGCAGTTATCTATACAGATGCTTTACAGACGGTCATCATGGTGATAGGCGCATTCGTACTCATGTTCATAG CGTTTGACAAAGTGGGTTGGTATGAGGGTCTGCTGGAGCAGTACAAGGAGGCCATCCCCACATTGACTGTGCCCAACACTACATGTCACCTACCCCGGTCCGATGCCTTCCACATCCTCAGAGACCCAGTGACGGGGGATCTGCCCTGGCCTGGTCTGCTGTTTGGCCTCACGGTGCTAGCCACCTGGGTGTGGTGCACTGACCAG GTGACAGTGCAGAGGTCTCTCTCAGCCAAGAACCTGTCCCATGCCAAAGGAGGCTCTGTGCTGGGAGGTTACCTGAAGGTCCTGCCCATGTTCTTTATAGTGATGCCTGGAATGATCAGCAGAGCACTTTACCCAA ATGAGGTAGGATGTGTTGACCCCATTGCGTGCCAAAGAATCTGTGGAGCCACCGTGGGCTGCTCCAATATTGCCTACCCTAAACTAGTGGTAGAACTTATGCCTGTTG GCATGCGGGGGTTGATGATTGCAGTAATGATGGCTGCCCTCATGTCCTCTCTGACTTCCATCTTCAACAGCAGCAGCACCCTGTTCACCATGGACATCTGGCAGAGGGTCCGGCCACAGGCCTCCGAGCCAGAACTCATGGTAGTGGGCAG GGTGTTCATCTTAGTAATGGTGGTGCTCAGCATTCTGTGGATCCCCATTATCCAGTCAGCCAACAGTGGACAGCTGTTCGACTACATCCAGGCCATCACCAGCTACCTGGCTCCTCCCATCACTGCTGTCTTCATCATGGCCATCTTCTGGAGGCGTGTCAATGAGCAG GGAGCCTTCTGGGGTCTGATCGTGGGCCTTGCTGTTGGCTTGGTGCAGATGGTGCTGGTGTTTGTGTATGGCACCCCATCTTGTGGAGAGATAGACATACGGCCAGCCTTCATCAGGGATGTCCACTACCTGTACTTTGCTCTTATCCTCCTGGCTCTCACTGGCCTGGTCATCACTGCTGTCAGCCTCTGCACTCCGGCCATTCCAGAGCACCAT CTCCATCGCCTGACATGGTGGACAAGACACAGCAAGGAGCCGCGCATTGACTTCAATGACCCATGGACCACAAAGCCCAGGACACCACCCAGAACACCTGACCCCAGAGTTGGGGAGGAGCCTGCTGTGGAGGGCGGGCCATGCTGGAAGCGTACTGGAATGTGGCTGTGTGGGCTGTCTGGGCCTGAGAAGAAAAAGTTAACCCTGGAGGAAAAAAATGCCTTGGAGTTAAAACTGACCAGCATTGAGGAAGAACCAATCTGGCGGAACGTGTGCAATGCGAACGCCCTCATACTACTCTCTATCAATGTCTTTATGTGGGGCTACTTTGCCTGA